In Pygocentrus nattereri isolate fPygNat1 chromosome 26, fPygNat1.pri, whole genome shotgun sequence, one genomic interval encodes:
- the rgs4 gene encoding regulator of G-protein signaling 4, which yields MCKGLAALPATCLKSAKDIKHKIGFLLQKPEPVQDQKLAKEKEKEKATSVKSIAPVDAEKWKTSFNSLMKNVVGRTAFAAFLKLEFSQENIEFWEACEDFKKLPAKQMEAKAKQIFQLYVDVDSSKEVNLDSATREETRRNLGKCDVTCFDEAQNKIFTLMENDSYRRFLRSKLFLDLCQSPMDEKQCGLEGKGNLPEFSSCLLSHCA from the exons TGCAAAAGACATAAAGCACAAGATCGGCTTCCTGCTTCAGAAGCCCGAGCCTGTTCAGGATCAAAAGCTTGctaaggaaaaagaaaaggaaaaggccACCTCAGTGAAAAG caTCGCTCCTGTTGATGCGGAGAAATGGAAAACATCATTTAACAGCTTGATGAAGAATGTTG TGGGGCGAACTGCGTTTGCTGCCTTTCTGAAGTTGGAGTTCAGCCAGGAAAACATAGAGTTCTGGGAGGCTTGCGAGGACTTCAAGAAGTTGCCTGCGAAGCAGATGGAAGCTAAAGCCAAGCAAATCTTCCAACTCTACGTCGATGTCGATTCTTCAAAAGAG GTCAATCTGGACTCAGCGACAAGAGAAGAAACCAGAAGAAATCTGGGAAAGTGTGACGTCACGTGTTTTGACGAAGCACAGAATAAGATCTTCACACTGATGGAAAACGACTCATACAGACGCTTTCTGAGGTCTAAACTGTTCCTAGACCTGTGCCAGTCACCCATGGATGAAAAACAATGCGGCTTGGAGGGAAAAGGGAACCTTCCTGAATTTAGCTCATGCCTCCTGTCTCATTGCGCTTAA